In the genome of Actinobacillus genomosp. 1, the window TTAGAAATTGAAAATTCTTTTCATAGGCGGTATTTTAACGCCTAAAACATTAAGTATTATACGCTTAAATCAAGTTGGTTTAAATATAGTTATGAGGTTTTCCTATGAATATTTGGATTATGCGCCATGGTGAAGCCGGGTTTAATGCGGCAATGGATAGTGAACGAAGTTTAACCGAGCATGGGCAAAAAACGGCTTATAAGCAGGGACAATGGTTGGCAAAACGTTTTCTTGAGCGGAATATTGTTTTGGATAAGATCATTGTTAGCCCGTTTTTACGTGCAAAACAAACTTTTGATGTTTTGCTTGAAGGTATGCGAGCGGTTGATTTTAAGCAAGATATAGCCGAGCTACCGATAGAAGTTTGGGAAGGGATAACGCCTTACGGCGATCCTGAGAATGTTAAAAACTATTTGGATTTTTTACGAGAAGAAGGGGCTAAAAATATTTTAGTCGTGTCACATTTACCGTTAGTGTATGATTTAGTTCTGAGTTTGACGCAAGACCAGGAAAATGTGCATTTTTATTCGGCGGTGATTGCGGAGATTGATTGGAAAACAGACTTCGGTAAAGTTTTAGCAATTGAAAATCCTTAAATGATAGTTTTTGGAATAATAATAAAATTATTTTCATTTTTTTAGAAATTGTCCAATAAATAGGCTTCCCAATTATGTAAAAAGTGCGTATCATACGCACCTCAAAATCAGCCAAAGCTGACATAGATTGATTAAAGAGTACGGTTTTTTAGCCGTACTTTTTATTTGGATATTTATCTCGTTAAATTTGCTTTAAATTTAATCACTTACGGAAGAAGAGAATATGCGTATAGGGCAATATGAATTAAAAAACCGTATTTTCCTCGCGCCGATGGCAGGTATTACCGACCAACCTTTTCGTCGCTTGTGTACTAAACTCGGAGCAAGTCTGACTTTTTCAGAGATGATGTCCACAAACCCTGACGTATGGCATACGGAAAAATCTCGTTTGAGGCTTGCGCATCATGAAGAGATTGGCATAAATGCCGTACAAATTGCAGGGTCGGATCCAACGGAAATGGCAATGGCGGCGAAAGTCAATGTTGAGTACGGGGCACAAATTATTGATATCAATATGGGTTGCCCGGCTAAAAAGGTAAACAAGAAAATGGCGGGCTCCGCACTTCTACGTGAACCCGAATTAGTCGCTCAAATTTTAGATGCGGTCGTTAATGCTGTAGATGTGCCTGTAACATTAAAAATTAGAACAGGTTGGGATCAGGAAAATAGAAACTGTTTGGAGATTGCTAAAATTGCTGAAAAAGCAGGTATCTCCGCTTTAACGATTCACGGTCGTACGCGTCATTGTCTTTTTGAAGGTAATGCCGAATACGACAGTATCAAAGCCGTTAAACAAGCGGTTTCTATTCCGATTATTGCTAACGGCGATATAACCTCCGCAGAGAAAGCGAAGTATGTGTTAGATTATACGGGAGCGGATGCGGTTATGATCGGTAGAGGCAGTTTCGGTCGTCCTTGGTTGTTTAAGGAAGTTGAACAATTTTTAGAGAATGGTCGTCTTTTGGATTTGCCTTTAGATGAAAAATGCCAACTCATGTTTAAACATATTGAAGATCTTCATCGGTTTTACGGTGAACAAAAAGGTTATCGTATAGCGCGTAAACATGTCGGTTGGTATGCGGATCAATTGTCGCCAGACTTAACTTTTAAACGTACTTTCAATGCGTTGGATTCGACAAAAGAACAATTACTCGCATTGGAAGATTTTATGAAATCGATTCGGTAGAATCCTTATTTTAGTTGGATAGAGGACAATGTTAGAACAACAACCTGTACAAAACCCATTAACGGTATCAATGTTAAATGCTCAAGCACAACAAGTGAATAAACCACTTCGTGACAATGTGAAAGCGGCATTAAAAAATTATTTATCTCAATTAAACGGTGAAGATCCAACGGAATTATATGAGTTGGTATTATCTGAAATTGAACACCCGATGTTAGATATGGTTATGCAATATACGCGCGGTAATCAAACTCGCGCTGCAACCATGTTAGGGATTAACCGTGGTACATTACGTAAAAAATTAAAAAAATACGGTATGGGCTAATTTTTAACTCATCTATTTTATGATAAAAAAGGCTATTCGATAGAATAGCCTTTTTTGTTACTTTAAAGAGAGTTGAAGAATATCACTAAGATAATGACCGGAATAACGAATTTGACGTAATTAAACCAAATATTCGTGAAGGTTTCTCCTGCGCCTAATTCTTTTTTCGCCTCATCTTTCAAAACGAATCCTACAAAAATCGCACTACCTAATGCGGTAAGGATAAATAGAATATTACCGCTGATATAATCGAAAGCATCAAAAATACTTTTGTCCATGATACGAATATTTTGCCAAAGATTATCGCCTAATACCGACGGAATATTACCAATCACAAAAATCGTAAACAGCGTAACCGCAATCGCTTTTTTACGGCTCATTCGTGTCTTTTCCTGTAAAGAGGTAATAATCACTTCATAAATTGTTAATGAAGTAGTCAGTGCGGCTACCACGAGTAAACTAAAGAAAATAATGGCAAAAACGGTGCCGCCCCACATATTGGAAAATACGATCGGCAAACTTTGGAAAACAAGCGTAGGACCTGAATTCGGCGCAACGCCAAAACTAAATAATGAAGGGAAAATCATAAAACCGGCGAGAACCGCAATCAAGGTATTCATAATACCGGTAATGGTAGCGGTTTTAACTAAATTCTCGTTTTTATCTAAATAGCTGGAAAGCGTAATTAACACGCCGAAACCAAGGCTTAAGGCAAAGAATACTTGCCCTAATACGAATACGAAAAGTTTCGGTGTAATTTTTGAAAAGTCAGGCATCAGGTAAAATGCAATCCCTTCCGCTGCTCCCGGTAGAGTGACATTACGAATCACCATCACTAATAAAAAGATAAAGAGTAACGGCATAAGATATTTAACCGAACGTTCGATACCGTCCACAATGCCTTTAATCAAAATGAAGTAGTTTACCAATACGAATAAAGCGGTATAACCGATAATCGCCATCGGACTGTTCTGAATACTTTCCTTATAGTAAGAGGCGGTCGTTTCAACCGTTATCGGTGTGGAAAGATCTAGAGCACCGCTGATTAAACTACCGATATAATTTAATACCCAGCCGCCCAATACCATATAGTAGGCTAAGATACCGAAAGCACCGAGTAAGCCCATATAGCCTAAAATTTTCCAACCCGAATGGATCTTTTGACCGTTCGCAGAACCGCCGAAAGCATCAATCGCATTGACTTTAATACGACGACCGATAACGTTTTCAACCAAAATCATCGGGATACCGATCACAATCATTGCGATACAAAATAAAAAGACGTAGGCTCCGCCGCCGTTTTCACCAACTAAATAAGGAAAACGCCAAGTTGCACCGAAACCGACGGTCGCTCCGGCAACCGTCATTACATAAGCCAATCTATTTGACCAAGATTGGCGTTCTACAGATTTATTCGCCATTATTACTCCTAAGCTAGGCTATTTCCGCGGATAAGCGGTAAGATTTTAAGAAATTTTTGCAAATTATGAGAAGAGTGCAAACAGTTCATCGACTTTGATACGAGAATCGGCTCGTTGCCCGATAGAACGCTGAACTTTAATTTTTTTTATTTTCGCACCATGATAAATTTGTCGGGTAAAAGCCGTATCGTGGTTTGAAATGAGTACGGGAATTTTATGTTTTTGCGCTTGTTTTGCGAGCTGGGCTAACTTTTCTTGCTGAACAAGACTAAATCCGCCGCCGGCGTAATGGGTAAAATTACTTTCCTGTTGTAAAGGCGCATAAGGCGGATCGCAGTAAACAATATAATTATCGGGAGCTTGATGCAAGCGGGCGAAAACTTGCTCAAAATCGGCACAGATGAATTCGGCTTTTTGTGCTTTTTCTGCAAAAAAGCGTAATTCATTTTCGGGAAAATAATGTGTTTTGTAAGCACCAAACGGCACATTATATTCATGCTTTTGATTATAACGGCATAAACCGTTAAAGCCGAAACGGTTCAAATAAAGAAATAAAACCGACCGCCTAAATTTATCGGACGAATGATTAAATTCTTGACGTCGTGCATAGTAAAAAGCAGCGGTATTCGCTTCGGTATCTAAGAACAGCGTTTTAGTTTCTTTAATATAATGTTCAACATCATATTTAATGATATTAAATAAATTAATTAAATCGGGATTAATATCGGCAAGTAAATAACGCTCATAATCCGTATTTAAAAATACGGAGCCGGCTCCAACGAAAGGTTCAACGAAACAAGCCCCCTGAGCAGGCTTAGGGGGCAAATGTTTACGAATTTCAGTGGTTAGGCGATATTTTCCTCCCGCCCACTTTAGAAAAGCTCTTCTATTATTCATTGAACTAACGTTGTGTGAATCTTTCAATCGCAGCTAAAACTTGCTGTTCCGACGCTTGTGCCGTAACGTAAGCTTCTCCGAGCGATTTTAATAAGACAAGACGTAATTGACCGCTTAATACTTTTTTATCTCGCCACATATAAGGTAAATATTCGCTCGGCTCCATCGTATCCGGAGAAATTGTCGGGAGTACGGCTTGTGCAAGTAATTTTTCCAAACGAGCGACATCTTGTGCGGATAAATTGCCTAGAATACGGGATAATTCCGCCGCTTCCAGCATCCCGACCGACACGGCTTCACCGTGTAACCAGTTTCCGTATCCCATATAAGCTTCGATCGCATGACCGAAGGTATGTCCTAAATTAAGTAATGCACGGTCGCCTTTCTCCGTTTCGTCACGTGCTACGACATCAGCTTTTAGCTGGCAACAGCGTTGAATACAATATTCCAGTTCGTGTTGTTTCAGCGCGACTAAGTGATGGATATTGTTTTCCAACCATTCGAAGAAATGAATATCGAAGATTGCACCATACTTAATTACTTCGGCAAGCCCGGCACTCACTTCTCGTTTAGGAAGCGTTTGTAAGGTATTCGTATCAATAATAACCAAAATAGGCTGATAGAACGCACCGATCATATTTTTGCCAAGCGGGTGATTAACCGCCGTTTTACCGCCGACCGACGAATCGACTTGTGCAAGCAAGGTCGTTGGAATTTGGATAAAACGAATACCGCGTTGATACGACGCTGCGGCATAGCCCGCTACATCACCGATCACTCCACCGCCTAAGGCGATAAGTATCGTATCTCTATTGTGATTTTTCTCCAATAAGGCGGTAAAAATCATATTAAGAGAATCTAGCGTTTTATATTTCTCCCCGTCCGGGATGAGAACGGAATCGACACTGCAACCTAATGAATTCAGCGTATCGGTTACTGTTGCAAGATAATGTGCGGCGACGGTCGGGTTTGAAACAATCATTACCTTATCGCCCGCTTTCAGCGAAGAATAGCTTTGCGGATCACTGAGTAAACCGGCTCCGATGCTAATCGGATAGCTACGCTCTTTTAATTCAACATTTACTTGCAACATATTTATTACTTCCTCATTCAATATTTATAGGAAACCGAATCCCGAGAAACCTATTGCAGATTATCAATCAGTTCGATGATGTGCGTTGCAACCAGTTTCGCACTTTGCTCATCGGTTTGTAGCGTAATATCCGCAATTTCTTCATAAAGCGGATTACGCTCTTTGGCGAGTGCTTCCAAGGTTTCACGAGGATTTTCCGTTTGAAGTAACGGACGTTTTTTATCGCGCTGCGTTCTCTCGAATTGTTTATCTACCGTTGTTTCAAGATAGATAACAATACCTCGAGCAGATAATACATTGCGATTTTCTTTTGATAAAACGGAACCGCCGCCGGTTGATAATACAATACCTTGGTTTTGCGTAAGCTCATTAATAATGCGTTCTTCACGCTTACGGAAACCGGCTTCGCCTTCAAGATCAAAAATCCAGTCGATATCGGCACCGGCACGTTCTTCAATCACAGCGTCAGAATCAATAAATTCCATTCCTAACATTTGAGCGAGCTGACGACCGATGGTGCTTTTACCTGCACCCATAGGACCTATAAGGAAAATATTACGTTTTTCTGCCATCGTTTGTTCTTCTTTTATTTAAAATATATTATGTGACAAATTCAATTTGTGGAAAAAAACGACCGCTAATGCTCAATTGCTTCGTGTTTTTAGCAACAGCAAGCGGTCTGTTTTACGAAAAATTTTGCAAAATGGTTTTTCGATTTAATTTAGTATAATAAATACCACAAATTGCCCAAAATAATTGGGTATGATTATCGCAAGAAACCATACCCAATTTCAACCTCATAGGGAGATAATCCCTAAAATTTCATAAATTATTTTTTTAGAATAATTCAAAGCTACCCGGTGAATTTAATAATTCTTTCGGTGGTAAACCTAAGCGTTGTTCTAAATGCGGTTTAGATTCTTGAGGTAGTTTGTAAGCTTTTTCTACGATATATTTTTTCGTCGGTTCGGTTCCTTTAATAAAGTATTCGGTTAGGTTATTACCAAGGAAGCCGCTTACGCTATCAATTTTGGTTTCAATGATATTCGGCGGAGTTGCCTGCGTTCTTTCTTTTTTATCCGCTAACGCCACTTTCATATATTTAATCCAAGCGGGCATTGCGGTTTTCGCTCCTGCTTCACCTTTACCTAAATCACGTTTATTATCATCAAAACCGACGTAAACCGTAGTAACGATATTAGCTCCGAAACCGGCATACCAAGTGACTTTCGAATTATTGGTCGTACCTGTTTTTCCACCGATGTCTTTACGTTTAAATTCATTCGCTAATGCTTTACTGGTTCCGTTCCAGGCTTGTCCCGGTTCTCCGTAAATCGCACTATTCAATGCGCTACGCATTAAGAAAGCAAGTTCACCGCTAATCACTCGAGGCGCATAACGGGTTTCCTGTCCGTTTTGTACCGCTTCAGTCATTAAACTCGGTGCATCGGATTTAACTGCAGGTTTAATTTCAAGTTCATCGTCATTCTCAGCCGGAGTATCATTGGTTTCATCACTTTCCGACACTTCCGTAGATGCTTGCAATTGTGTTTCATCATGAATTTTCACACCGTCAAAATAGGTCGGTTCAGGATATTTCACGCCGATATTACAATCTAGACAAGCAATAGCCGGATTGGCTTTAAATAATTCGTTACCTTGATTATCTAAAATACGTTCAATAATATAAGGATCGATTAAGTAACCGCCATTATCAAATACCGCATACCCTCGAGCCATTTCCAACGGGGTAAACGAAGCCGCCCCTAACGCAAGAGCTTCGGTTGCGACAAATTGCTCCCGATTAAAGCCGAAACGCTCAAGATATTCCGCAACATAATCTACGCCGGCCATCTGTAATGCTCGGATAGCGACCATATTCTTGGATTTACCGAGTGCGACGCGTAAACGTAAAGGACCTTCATAACGATTATCCGCATTTTTAGGTGTCCACGGTTTTTGTCCCTTTTTAGTAATCGTAATCGGAGAATCGCTTAAGGTAGTCGAAAGACTTAAACCTTTATTCATTGCCGCGGCATAAATAAACGGTTTGATTGACGAACCGACTTGAACGAGTGATTGGGTTGCTCGATTAAAACGACTTTGTTCGAAGCTGAATCCGCCGACAATCGCTTCAATCGCACCGTTATCACTATTTAACGATACTAATGCCGAATTTACTTCGGGAATCTGACCGAGTTGCCAATCTTTACCGTTTTTATGTTTACGAACCCAAATTTGTTCGCCCGCATTAAGTTTGATTTGTTTACCGAATACGGCATTTGATTTTTGCAGTTCCTCTTTATCGCCGTTAGGTAGCATAATGGTATAGCTATTTTTTCCGACGCTCGTAATCGCCGCTCCGATAAATGGATCGGAATTCGGTAATTTACTTAGATGATCAATGATTTTTTCGTCGTCCCAAGCTTCTTTGCCGGTCCAAAGTTTTTCGGCTCCGCGCCAACCGTGGCGGCGATCATAATTAATTAAGTTTTCACTTAATGCGTCTTGCGCCGCCTTTTGGTCGGTTGAAAGGACGGTGGCATATACTTTAAAGCCTTTATTATAGGCAACGTCTTCACCGTAGCGTTTGACCATCTCTTGGCGAACCATTTCAGTAACATAATCCGCTCGGAATTCTAACGTAGTTCCATAATAAGTCGCTTTTACCGGCTCCGCTTTCGCTTGCTCGTATTGTTGTTGAGTAATTTTTTTAACTTCCAACATTCGGCCAAGTACCACATTACGGCGATTTTCCGCACGTTTTACCGAATATAACGGATTCATCGTCGATGGTGCTTTCGGTAAACCGGCAATAATCGCCATTTCACCCAGAGTCAGCTGATCAAGGTTTTTACCAAAATAGGTTTTAGCGGCAGCGGCAACACCATGAGAACGATAACCTAAATAAATTTTATTTAGGTAAAGCTCAAGAATTTCGTCTTTCGTTAGTACTTTTTCAATTTCGAGAGCAAGAATCGCTTCTTTTAGTTTTCGTTCTAAATTACGTTCGGGGGTTAAGAAGAAATTTCGAGCTAATTGTTGGGTAATGGTACTCGCCCCTTGGGTGTCGCCTTGGCTTGAACGCCAAATTGCTCGAACAATTCCTTTCGGATCAATACCTTTATGCTCATAGAAGCGAACGTCTTCAGTCGCGATAACCGCATCAATCAGAGTTTGCGGAATTTCGGCTAATTTCACCGGAATACGACGTTGCTCGCCCACTTCACCGATTAATTTGCCGTCTGCGGTAAAGATCTGCATTGGTTGTTGCAGTTCAACCGTTTTTAAGCTGGATACATTCGGTAAACTTTCTCTGATATGCATATAAGCTAAACCGGCAGCAATGCCACCTAAAATAATAAGTGAAAGTAAGGCACTTAATATTATTTTTGCGATCTTCATCGAAAAATTCTCTTCTGGTAAATGACGGAAATAAAAGTTATTGCCAAGATATAGCGACTATAAAAGTGTAATTATAAGCCAAAAACGTT includes:
- the sixA gene encoding phosphohistidine phosphatase SixA; amino-acid sequence: MNIWIMRHGEAGFNAAMDSERSLTEHGQKTAYKQGQWLAKRFLERNIVLDKIIVSPFLRAKQTFDVLLEGMRAVDFKQDIAELPIEVWEGITPYGDPENVKNYLDFLREEGAKNILVVSHLPLVYDLVLSLTQDQENVHFYSAVIAEIDWKTDFGKVLAIENP
- the aroK gene encoding shikimate kinase AroK, whose translation is MAEKRNIFLIGPMGAGKSTIGRQLAQMLGMEFIDSDAVIEERAGADIDWIFDLEGEAGFRKREERIINELTQNQGIVLSTGGGSVLSKENRNVLSARGIVIYLETTVDKQFERTQRDKKRPLLQTENPRETLEALAKERNPLYEEIADITLQTDEQSAKLVATHIIELIDNLQ
- the fis gene encoding DNA-binding transcriptional regulator Fis, yielding MLEQQPVQNPLTVSMLNAQAQQVNKPLRDNVKAALKNYLSQLNGEDPTELYELVLSEIEHPMLDMVMQYTRGNQTRAATMLGINRGTLRKKLKKYGMG
- a CDS encoding sodium-dependent transporter, which codes for MANKSVERQSWSNRLAYVMTVAGATVGFGATWRFPYLVGENGGGAYVFLFCIAMIVIGIPMILVENVIGRRIKVNAIDAFGGSANGQKIHSGWKILGYMGLLGAFGILAYYMVLGGWVLNYIGSLISGALDLSTPITVETTASYYKESIQNSPMAIIGYTALFVLVNYFILIKGIVDGIERSVKYLMPLLFIFLLVMVIRNVTLPGAAEGIAFYLMPDFSKITPKLFVFVLGQVFFALSLGFGVLITLSSYLDKNENLVKTATITGIMNTLIAVLAGFMIFPSLFSFGVAPNSGPTLVFQSLPIVFSNMWGGTVFAIIFFSLLVVAALTTSLTIYEVIITSLQEKTRMSRKKAIAVTLFTIFVIGNIPSVLGDNLWQNIRIMDKSIFDAFDYISGNILFILTALGSAIFVGFVLKDEAKKELGAGETFTNIWFNYVKFVIPVIILVIFFNSL
- a CDS encoding Dam family site-specific DNA-(adenine-N6)-methyltransferase, which encodes MNNRRAFLKWAGGKYRLTTEIRKHLPPKPAQGACFVEPFVGAGSVFLNTDYERYLLADINPDLINLFNIIKYDVEHYIKETKTLFLDTEANTAAFYYARRQEFNHSSDKFRRSVLFLYLNRFGFNGLCRYNQKHEYNVPFGAYKTHYFPENELRFFAEKAQKAEFICADFEQVFARLHQAPDNYIVYCDPPYAPLQQESNFTHYAGGGFSLVQQEKLAQLAKQAQKHKIPVLISNHDTAFTRQIYHGAKIKKIKVQRSIGQRADSRIKVDELFALFS
- a CDS encoding penicillin-binding protein 1A — protein: MKIAKIILSALLSLIILGGIAAGLAYMHIRESLPNVSSLKTVELQQPMQIFTADGKLIGEVGEQRRIPVKLAEIPQTLIDAVIATEDVRFYEHKGIDPKGIVRAIWRSSQGDTQGASTITQQLARNFFLTPERNLERKLKEAILALEIEKVLTKDEILELYLNKIYLGYRSHGVAAAAKTYFGKNLDQLTLGEMAIIAGLPKAPSTMNPLYSVKRAENRRNVVLGRMLEVKKITQQQYEQAKAEPVKATYYGTTLEFRADYVTEMVRQEMVKRYGEDVAYNKGFKVYATVLSTDQKAAQDALSENLINYDRRHGWRGAEKLWTGKEAWDDEKIIDHLSKLPNSDPFIGAAITSVGKNSYTIMLPNGDKEELQKSNAVFGKQIKLNAGEQIWVRKHKNGKDWQLGQIPEVNSALVSLNSDNGAIEAIVGGFSFEQSRFNRATQSLVQVGSSIKPFIYAAAMNKGLSLSTTLSDSPITITKKGQKPWTPKNADNRYEGPLRLRVALGKSKNMVAIRALQMAGVDYVAEYLERFGFNREQFVATEALALGAASFTPLEMARGYAVFDNGGYLIDPYIIERILDNQGNELFKANPAIACLDCNIGVKYPEPTYFDGVKIHDETQLQASTEVSESDETNDTPAENDDELEIKPAVKSDAPSLMTEAVQNGQETRYAPRVISGELAFLMRSALNSAIYGEPGQAWNGTSKALANEFKRKDIGGKTGTTNNSKVTWYAGFGANIVTTVYVGFDDNKRDLGKGEAGAKTAMPAWIKYMKVALADKKERTQATPPNIIETKIDSVSGFLGNNLTEYFIKGTEPTKKYIVEKAYKLPQESKPHLEQRLGLPPKELLNSPGSFELF
- the aroB gene encoding 3-dehydroquinate synthase; protein product: MLQVNVELKERSYPISIGAGLLSDPQSYSSLKAGDKVMIVSNPTVAAHYLATVTDTLNSLGCSVDSVLIPDGEKYKTLDSLNMIFTALLEKNHNRDTILIALGGGVIGDVAGYAAASYQRGIRFIQIPTTLLAQVDSSVGGKTAVNHPLGKNMIGAFYQPILVIIDTNTLQTLPKREVSAGLAEVIKYGAIFDIHFFEWLENNIHHLVALKQHELEYCIQRCCQLKADVVARDETEKGDRALLNLGHTFGHAIEAYMGYGNWLHGEAVSVGMLEAAELSRILGNLSAQDVARLEKLLAQAVLPTISPDTMEPSEYLPYMWRDKKVLSGQLRLVLLKSLGEAYVTAQASEQQVLAAIERFTQR
- the dusB gene encoding tRNA dihydrouridine synthase DusB — protein: MRIGQYELKNRIFLAPMAGITDQPFRRLCTKLGASLTFSEMMSTNPDVWHTEKSRLRLAHHEEIGINAVQIAGSDPTEMAMAAKVNVEYGAQIIDINMGCPAKKVNKKMAGSALLREPELVAQILDAVVNAVDVPVTLKIRTGWDQENRNCLEIAKIAEKAGISALTIHGRTRHCLFEGNAEYDSIKAVKQAVSIPIIANGDITSAEKAKYVLDYTGADAVMIGRGSFGRPWLFKEVEQFLENGRLLDLPLDEKCQLMFKHIEDLHRFYGEQKGYRIARKHVGWYADQLSPDLTFKRTFNALDSTKEQLLALEDFMKSIR